The Candidatus Eisenbacteria bacterium genome contains a region encoding:
- a CDS encoding Fe-Mn family superoxide dismutase, whose protein sequence is MRHPLAPIPCKPWMLNGLSERLIVSHYENEYGAAVASLNAIREELGALDLAAAPPYLVRAMKREELAAHASATLHELYFGSLGGDGTALFTGSGPGTRIAEHVSAALEQQFGGIASWRREFVMLAQALSDHSGWVTLSHSRGDGRLYNLIASDHAETLLDSAPLLVLDMYEHAYHLDFGANAGAYVDAFMRNINWTAVGDRLLQASGNPSPQQGQGGPSLPSVSVEELAEERSSDRPIQVLDARPKHYFSRSKDMMKGATWKDPDRIEEWSAELAPDTPVYVYCAYGYAVGCGVTAALRERGFDAKYIRGGLSAWYAAGGERALKPAHG, encoded by the coding sequence ATGCGTCACCCTCTCGCGCCGATACCGTGCAAGCCCTGGATGCTGAACGGACTCTCCGAGCGGCTGATCGTCAGCCATTACGAGAACGAGTACGGCGCAGCGGTGGCGTCGCTCAATGCGATTCGTGAGGAGCTGGGCGCCCTCGACCTGGCTGCTGCCCCACCGTATCTCGTCCGCGCCATGAAGCGAGAGGAGCTCGCGGCGCACGCGTCGGCCACGCTGCACGAGCTGTATTTCGGTTCTCTGGGCGGTGACGGCACCGCTCTCTTCACGGGCTCGGGTCCGGGCACCAGGATTGCGGAGCATGTGTCGGCTGCGCTGGAGCAGCAATTTGGCGGGATCGCATCCTGGCGACGCGAATTCGTGATGCTGGCCCAAGCGCTCAGTGACCACTCCGGCTGGGTCACGTTGAGCCACTCACGCGGAGACGGGCGACTCTACAACTTGATCGCATCCGATCATGCAGAAACGCTGCTGGACAGCGCCCCGTTGCTCGTCCTCGACATGTACGAGCACGCCTACCACCTCGACTTTGGCGCCAACGCCGGGGCCTACGTGGACGCCTTCATGCGCAACATCAATTGGACGGCGGTGGGCGACCGGTTGTTGCAGGCGAGCGGGAACCCCTCGCCACAGCAAGGTCAGGGAGGCCCTTCTCTGCCTTCCGTCTCGGTCGAGGAGCTGGCGGAAGAGCGTTCGAGCGACCGGCCGATTCAAGTGCTTGATGCTCGCCCGAAGCACTATTTCTCACGCAGCAAGGACATGATGAAAGGAGCCACCTGGAAGGACCCTGATCGCATCGAGGAGTGGTCCGCCGAGCTCGCTCCCGACACGCCCGTCTACGTCTACTGCGCCTACGGCTACGCGGTCGGCTGCGGCGTGACCGCTGCGCTCCGCGAGCGTGGGTTCGATGCGAAATACATCCGCGGCGGGTTGTCGGCGTGGTACGCGGCGGGCGGGGAGCGTGCGCTGAAACCAGCGCATGGCTAG